GCAGGCATGCCGAGCGGCGCCGACATGCCGAAACGCCGCAGATTGTTGCTTTCATCCGTCGCGCCGATCCTGTCGAGGTGGAGCAGATAGGCCTCGAACAGGAGCTGGCGCGCCGCCGTCGCGCCGCCGGGAAAATCGCGATTGAATTCGATGACGACATCGAAACTCTCAGGGGTCTTGCTGGCCTTCTTCGGACGATCCGGATCGCCCTTCATGAAGGACGAGAGATCGCCCCCGATTCGAGTCTTGACCAGGTTCTCCTGAATGCTGCCCTCGGATTCCGTTCGGGGCTGGGCCGGTCGTTGCCGTTTCGCCATGCGGCTGTCCTCTCCTCTTTCGAAAAGAATAGCAGCAGCAACCGTGGGTGCAATGTATTTCTAAAATACACCTATATATTTAAGCGAAACTCGGCAGTTGCAGACTTGATTAAGTATGCTCGAAACGTGTCTGCTATTCATCTTTTACGTTCAGATGCCAGATGTTTCACGTAAACTATGCGTGTGGCGAAGCCGGGGACTTCTAACTCCAATCATGCAGATCCGTCGTAATCGCCGCCCCAATCGAAAACTCCGAAAACCGCACCCTCAGCCCACTACGCTCCGGCGTACACGCAGCCGGCCCGACCTCATAGCGGTCTGCGGCCGGGAAGGGCGCTAGCCGCAGCAGCGGCCAGAAGCTGCCGTCGCGGGAGGCCTGGATCCGCATCGCTCCGTTCGCGACCGTCACACGGATGCGGAAATCTTCGAGTTCCTTGAAGGGCTGCGACACCGACCAGTCGGATCTGCCGTCAGTAACGACGGTGCTGAGGAAGGCTTCGCCGTCGGTGAATTCCACGCCTGTTTTCACCCAGCGTTTCTCGTCGATGCGCACCATCAGGCCGGCCTGGTCGTAGAGCCTGCGGAATTCGCCCTGGATGCGGATCTGTGCGGTGAAGCTGTCGCCGGTGGGAAAGGCGAGGAAGTGGCCGCTGTCGCGGGTGAAGCCGTAATAGGTTTCGCGCCAGAAATCGGTCTTCTCGCTTGTCGTCATCGTCAGGCCGGTTTCGTCGGCGTGCCAGCTCGCCGGTTCGTTCAGCCATTTTCCGTCGTTGAAATCGATGCTCATCCGCATCTCCCTCCTTTGAAATCTTGCCGCAGGGCGATCGTCTCACCTTGGCATATCACGCAGGCTTCGGGCAGAGGGCAGCGCAGCTGAAAATGGTGCCTTTCCGACAATGGGCCATCCGCGGCTGCATAATCGGCCGCTCATGCTTGACACGTTAGTTCCAGCTTCTATTCTGTTACAAAAAGATGAATTACATAATTATGGAATTAAACCGGGAGCCTCACATGAAAACATTGGTCGCATTCCTGCTCGGCACTGCGCTCGTCGCCCTGCCTTCGACCTTGCTTGCCCAGGAGAAGGGCGGGGTTATCAACGTCGCGACGATCGGCGAGCCGCCGACGCTCGATCCGATGTCGTCGACGGCCGATCTTGTCGGCATCGTCACGCAGCATATTTTCGAAACGCTCTACACCTTCGACAGGAGCTGGAATGTCACGCCGCTGCTGGCCGAAAGCCTGCCCGAGATCAGCGCCGACGGCAAAACCTATACGATCAAGCTCAGGACCGGCATCAAGTTCCACGACAATAGCGATATGACGTCGGACGATGTCGTCGCCTCGCTCACCCGCTGGATGAAGATCGCCTCGCGCGGCAAGCAGGTGGCCGGCTTCATCGACAAGATCGCGGCGACCGATTCCGCGACCGTGACGATCACGCTGAAGCAGCCATACGCACCGCTGACCTCGCTGCTCGCCTTCAACAATTCGGCCGCGATCATCATCCCCTCCGAAAAGCAGGACGAACCGATGAAGGAATTCATCGGGACCGGCCCCTACATGCTGAAGGAGCGCAAGGCCGACCAGTATATCCAGCTCGTCCGTTTCGATGGCTATAAGTCCCGCGAAGGCGACGGCAATGGTTACGGCGGCGCCCGTCATCAATATCTCGACGAGATCCGCTTCGTGCCGGTGCCGGATCCGAACACCCGCGTCGAGGCCGCCGTTTCCGGCCAGTATGATTATGTCGATTCCATACCCGTGGAATCCTACGATAAGCTGAAGGCTTCGACCGCCTCGCAGCCGGTCATGCTGAAGCCCTTCGGTTATCCTGTTTTCGTGTTCAACACGAAGGAAGGCGTTGCCGGGAATGTTGAGGTTCGCAAGGCGATCCGCCAAGCGCTCAACATGGAAGACATGCTGGCCGCAGCCTTCGGCGGCACGGATTTCTATGCGCTCGACGGCTCGATCTATCCGAAGACCTTTGCCTGGTCGACGGATGCCGGTGCCGAGGGCGCCTATAACGTCGCCGATCCGGAAGGGGCGGCAGCCGCCGCCAAAAAAGCCGGTTACAATGGCGAGCCGATCCGTATCCTGACGAGCCGCCAGTATGAATTCCATTACAAGATGGCGCAGGTCGCCGCCGAATATCTGAAGCTCGCCGGCTTCACCGTCGATATGCAGGTGGTGGACTGGGCCACGCTGACGCAGCGTCGCACCGATCCGAAGCTCTGGGATATCTACATCACCCACAGCCCCTTCCTGCCGGAGCCGGCCCTCATCGGTTCGCTCTCGACCAGTTCGCCCGGATGGTGGGATACGCCGGCCCGCAAGGCTGCGGTCGATGCCTTCACTTCGGAAGTCGATCCGAAGAAGCGCGTGGCACTCTGGGCCGATGTCCAGAAGGCGATCTATGCGGATGCGCCCTTCATGAAGATCGGTGATTTCAACGCGGTCTCGGCAAAGTCGGTCAAGCTTGAAGGCGTCGATCCGGCTCCGTGGCCGTATTTCTGGAACGCTTCGATCAAGAAGTAAACACCGCCACCGGCGCCGCTTTTCGTGGTCGGTGCCGGTCTTCTTTTCTGTCGCATCTGCAAGGGCTCAAAAACAGGCCATTCATGATCCGCTACATCCTCCAGCGCCTGTTCGGCATGATCGTCGTGATGTTTCTCGTCGTCACGATCGTCTTTGTCATCGTGCGCGTCACACCGGGAGATCCGGCCGCCGTCATGCTCGGACCGGATGCGACGCCGCAGGATATTGCCGATCTCAGATCCCGGCTTGGCCTCGATCAGTCGCTCGGCCTGCAATATGTCTATTATATCGGCCAGCTGCTGAAGGGCGATCTCGGCCAGTCGATCTTCCTCAACATGCCGGTCACTTCGGCTCTGCTGGACCGCGCCGAGCCGACCTTCTTCCTGACGCTGTTCTCGCTCGCCATCGCCACCGTCATCGCCCTGCCGATCGGCATCTATGCCGCCTATCGCCGTGGCTCCTTCATCGACCAGGCGGCAACGACGCTCGCCATGTTTGCCGCCAGCATTCCAAGCTTCTGGCTCGGCCTCATCCTGATGCAGTTCTTCGCCGTCAGGCTGAATCTCTTCCCAGTCTCGGGCTATGGCGGCCCCGGCTCGACCTTCGCGGACCGCATGTACCATCTGACGCTGCCGGCCTTCGCGCTCGGCATCGTCTCCTCGGCGCTGATCCTGCGCTTCACCCGCGCGTCGATGCTGGACGTGCTCGGCGACGACTATATCCGCACGGCGCGCGCCAAGGGGCTGATCGAGCGCAAGGTCATCCTCAAGCACGCGCTGAAGAATGCGCTGATCCCGATCCTGACGGTGATCGGGCTCACGGCGGCGGTGCTGATTTCGGGCGCCGTCGTTACTGAGACCGTCTTCGGCCTGCCGGGAGTCGGCAATCTCGTCGTTTCGGCGGTGTTGCGCCGCGACTATCCCGTCATCCAGGGGGCTCTGCTCGTCATCGCCGCGCTCTATGTGCTGATCAATTTTGCGATCGACATGCTCTACCTGCTGGTTGATCCGAGGGTGCGCTACTGATGGCCGATATCGCAATCAAACCGGTCGAAAGCGAAGGCAGCAAATTCGTACGCCGCCTCTTGAAGCGCAAGACGGTCGCGTGCGGCCTGCTGATCCTGACGATTTTCGTGCTGCTCGCGGCCTTCGCGCCTGTCGTGGCACCCTATTCGCCGTCCAAGCTTTCGATCGTCAACCGGCTGAAGCCGCCGAGTGGGATCTTCTTCTTCGGCACGGACGAGTTCGGCCGCGACGTCTTCTCGCGTACGATCTTCGCCGGCCGCCTGTCGCTGCTGGTCGGTGCAGCCGTCGTGACCCTGTCGGCGTTGATCGGCGTGACCCTCGGCCTGCTTGCCGGCTTCTTTCAGAAGCTTGATACGCCGATCGCCCGGCTGATCGACGCGATGATGGCATTCCCGGATATTCTGCTGGCGATCGCGCTCGTCGCCGCCCTCGGCCCGTCATTGACCACCGTGATCATTGCGCTGTCGATCGTCTATGCGCCGCGCCTTGCCCGCATCGTGCGCGCCTCGACGCTGGTTATTCGCGAGCTTCCTTATGTCGAGGCGGCGAGGGCGCTTGGTATCTCGACCTTCCACATCATGACGCGGCATGTGCTGCGCAATCTGCTGTCGCCGATCCTCGTGCAGGGCACGTTCCTCTTTGCGAGCGCCATGTTGGCCGAAGCCGGCCTGTCTTTCCTCGGCCTCGGCGTCAGCCCCGAAATCCCGACCTGGGGAACGATGATCGCCGGAGGCCGGCAATATATCGGCCAGGCCGATTGGATGACGCTCTTTCCGGGTGTCGCGATCATTCTTTCCGTGTTGTCGCTGCAGATGGTCGGCGACGGCCTCAGGGACATGCTCGATCCAAGACTTCGCAAGGACCTTTAATCCGCCGACGAAAGATCGGCCAAACGACATTCGTCAATCGAATTCGCATGACAGGAGTTAGCGTGAATCAGTTTCCCGCCGCAGACACGGTTGAGAACTCGCCCTATGAACGGCTTGCTGCACTCGGCATCGAGCTTCCGCCGCCACCGCCGCCGATCGCCAATTTCGTGACGCATGTGCTGGAAGGCAACATGCTCTATCTCTCCGGCCAAGGCCCGCGTGAAGCCGATGGCTTCCTGCATGCCGGCAAGGTCGGCGCCGGCGGCGTCGGTGTCGAAGAGGCTTATGGCCATGCGCGGCTGACCGGCATCAACCTGCTCTCGGTCATGCATGAGGCGCTCGGCGATCTCTCCCGGGTCAAACGGGTGGTCAAGCTGCTCGGCATGGTCAATGCCGTGCCTGATTTCGAGGATCATCCGAGCGTCATCAACGGCTGTTCGGATCTGTTGATCGAAGTCTTCGGGCCGGCCGGCGAACATGCCCGTTCGGCCGTCGGCTTCGGGTCGCTTCCGGGCAACATCACCGTCGAAATCGAAGCCATCGTCGCCTTGCACGGCTGACGACAGCTTTCTTATTTGGAGCAGCGTTCCATCTTATCCCGCTTCCAGAGCCAGAATTCCGGAGAATTTCATGCCTACTGATATGAGACCATCGATCGGCCTTCGCCCCGTCATCAACGTATCGGGCACGATGACCAGCCTCGGCGCCTCCATCGTCGTGCCGGAAGCGATCGAGGCGATGGCGTCGATCTTGCCGCACTTCGTCGAGATCAATGATCTGCAGCGCAAGGCAAGCGCCGTCATCGCCAGGCTGACGGGCGGCGAGGCAGGCTTCGTCACCGCCTCCTGCTCGGCTGGCATTTCGCTTGCCGTCGCCGGCGCGATTACCGGCGACAATCTGCTAGCGATCGAGAAGCTGCCGGATTCCGTGTCCGAGAAGAACGAAGTCCTGGTGCAGATGGGCCATGTGGTCAGCTACGGCGCGCCCGTCGACCAGGCGATCCGGCTTGCCGGCGGCAAGGTCGTTCTTGTGGGACAGGCGACCTCGACCCATCGCTTCCACATGGAAAACGCCATCACCGACAGGACTGCTGCCGCCGTCTATGTCGTCTCCCACCACGTCGTCGATTACGGCCTTTTGAACCTCAAGGAATTCGCCGAGATCGCCCATGCCAGGGGCGTGCCCGTCATCGTCGATGCGGCCTCGGAATACGACCTCAGGATTTTCCTGGAGCAGGGGGCCGATATCGCGCTCTATTCCGGCCACAAATTCCTCGGCGGCCCGACTTCGGGCATCGTCGTCGGCAAGAAGGAACTGGTGCGTCAAGCCTTCCTGCAGAACATGGGCATCGGCCGTGGCATGAAGGTCGGCAAGGAGAGCATCTTCGGTGTCATGGCGGCGCTGGAAGCGTGGGAAAATCGCGACCATGCCGGCATTCGCGAACGCGAGACCGGCTATCTCAATCTCTGGAAGAAGTCGCTCGACGGCCGTCCCGGCGTCACTGCGCTGATCGAACCCGACCCGACCAACAATCCGCTCGATCGGCTGCGTCTCATCATCGATCCAGAGCAGGCCCATATCACCGCCTGGGATCTCGCCGATGCACTGGCCAAGGGCAGCCCGCCGATCATCGTGCGTGATCACGAAGTCGAGCACCGCTACTTCTATCTCGATCCGTGCAACCTGCATCCGGGCCAGGAGGTGATCGTCGCAAGCCGTCTCGGCGAGGAACTCGACAAGGCGCGCGCTTCCAACGAGATCATCGCCACACCCATCGAGAACCGCAGCCGGCATCGCTTCGACGGTCTGCTGCGCTGGCCGGATTGAACCGAAGAGGAACCGACATGGCGAGCGCCCAGCCGCAGCCGATCGAGACCACCGCTCCCGTCCTTTCCGTCGAAGGGTTGACGACGTCGTTCCTGGTGGATGGCGCCTGGAAGCCTGTCGTGCGCGACGTGTCCTTCACGGTGGCGCCGGCCGAGACGGTGGCGATCGTCGGCGAATCCGGCTCGGGCAAGAGCGTGACATCGCTCTCGATCATGCGGCTGTTGCAGGCGGATACGAGCCGCATCCAGGGCCGCGTCATGCTGGGCGGACGCGATCTTCTGGCCTTGCCGGAACATGCCATGCGGCAGGTGCGCGGCAACGAAGTGGCGATGATCTTCCAGGAGCCGATGACATCGCTCAATCCGCTCTTCACCATTGGAGATCAGATTTCCGAAGCGCTGCTCTGCCACTCCGATATGAGCAAGGCCGATGCCAGGGCCGAGACGATCAGGCTGCTGGAAAAGGTCCGCATCCCCTCGGCCGCCTCGCGCTTCGACGAGTACCCGCATCGCTTTTCCGGCGGCATGCGCCAGCGGGTGATGATCGCCATGGCGCTCGCCAGCCGGCCGAAACTCTTGATTGCCGACGAGCCGACGACAGCGCTCGACGTAACGATCCAGGGCCAGATCCTCGATCTCATCAAGATGCTGCAGGATGAGGAGGGGACCTCCGTTCTCTTCATCACCCATGACATGGGTGTTGTCGCCGAGATCGCCGACAGGACTGTTGTGATGTATCGCGGCGAACAGGTCGAAAGCGGCGCCACCGCCGACATCTTCCACCGCGGCAAACATCCCTATACGCGGGCACTGCTTTCGGCCGTGCCGGTGCTCGGCTCGATGCAGGGCCGGCAAAGGCCGCTGCGTTTTCCTGTGGTCAATACGGCGACGGGGGAATCGGACACGCCCGCCGAGGCCGCCGATACGGTGGCGGCAAAGCCGGTGCTTCAGGTGAGGAACCTCACCAAGCGTTTCGACATTCACTCCGGCCTCTTCAATCGGCTGACCAGCCGGGTGCATGCGGTCGAAAACGTCTCCTTCGATCTTCATGCCGGTGAAACGCTGTCTCTCGTCGGCGAATCCGGCTGCGGCAAATCGACGACCGGCCGCGCCATCATGCGCCTGATCGAACCTCAGGCCGGTTCCGTGCTCGTCGAGGGCAGGGAGGTGCTCGGCCTCGACAGGAAGGATCTGCGCGAGATGCGCAAATCCGTGCAGATGATCTTCCAGGATCCTTTCGCCAGCCTCAATCCGCGCATGACGGTTGGCGCGTCGATCGCCGAACCCTATATCGAGCACGGGATGGGCAATGCCAAACAGGCAAAGGAGGTCGTGGCCGACTTGCTCGTCAAGGTTGGCCTGTCGCCTGAGATGGCTTCGCGTTATCCGCATGAATTTTCCGGCGGCCAGCGGCAGCGCATCTGCATCGCCCGCGCACTGGCCCTGCAGCCGAAGGTCATTGTTGCCGATGAAAGCGTCTCGGCGCTCGATGTTTCGATCAAGGCGCAAGTCATTAATTTGATGCTCGATCTTCAGCAGAGCCTCAATCTCGCCTTCCTGTTCATTTCGCACGATATGGCGGTGGTCGAGCGCGTCAGCCATCGGGTGGCGGTGATGTATCTCGGCGAGATCGTCGAGATCGGTCCGCGCGCCGCGGTCTTCGAAAATCCGCAGCATCCCTATACGAAGAAGCTGATTTCGGCCGTGCCGGTGCCCGATCCGGATCGCCGTCACGAAAAGCGGATGGTGGCGAACGACGAGATCAAGAGCCCGATGCGATCCGTCGATTATCAGCCTCCGGTCACCTCCTATCGCGCGGTCGGCCCGGGTCATCTGGTGATGGCTGACCGGTAGCTCAGCCTCCGCCCGCTTGGGAGTTGCCTAACCGTCCGGCGGCGCATAAAGCAGATGCATAGCCACATGCTCGGAAATCTGCACCATGAACAACAGCGACTATTATTCGAAGCTTGGCGGATTGCCGCCGCAGAGTCAGCTGCTTTCAGGCAGGGCCGTTTTCACGACGGCTTACGCGGTCATCCCCCGCGGCGTCATGACCGATATCGTCAGCAGCTTCCTTCCGCATTGGACGGGCACGCGGGCTTGGGTTCTCTCGCGGCCGCTTTCCGGCTTCTCCGAGACCTTCTCGCAATACATCATGGAAGTTCAGCCAGGCGGCGGAAGCGACCGGCCGGAGTCCGACAAGCGGGCAGAAGCGGTGCTCTTCGTCGTCGAAGGCGGTATGACGGTGGTGCTTGATGGCGTCAGCCATGCACTGCGGCCAGGTTCCTTCGCCTATCTTCCGGCTGGTTCGGCCTGGCGCCTGAAAAACAATGGTTCGACCGCTGCGATCTTCCACTGGATCAGAAAGGCGTTCCAGGAAGTCGAGGGGCTGGAGTCGCCGCCAGCGATCTTCACACATGAGGATGACCATCCCATCTCGGCAATGCCCGACACCGAGGGGCGCTGGGGAACGACGCGGTTCATCGATCCTGCTGACCTCCGCTACGACATGCATGTCACGATCGTGACCCTGGAGCCGGGCGCCGTAATCCCCTTCATGGAAACCCATGTCATGGAGCACGGGCTTTATGTGCTGGAGGGCAAGGCCGTCTATCGCCTGAACCAGGATTGGGTGGAGGTCGAGGCCGGCGACTTCATGTGGCTGCGCGCTTTCTGCCCGCAGGCATGCTACGCTGGCGGCCCCGGCCGATTCCGCTATCTGCTCTACAAGGACGTCAACCGGCATATGAAGCTCTGGTAGGAGCGGCGGCGCTGGCGTCGTTGCGATAGAAGTCCCTTCGCCGCTCGGTCTACTTCCTGGAATAGGCATACCGCGTACCGATCGTCGCCAAGGGTGGCGCTGATCGGCTTCAGCCGGCTATCTGCCCTGGCGCGCCTAGTTTACGCTCAATCCTGCGCTCAAAGACATGAGCTGTCATCACGTCATGCAGTTGGTAGGGCAGACAGCTTGGACATTGAAGCGGCCACCCGATAGGGTTAGCGCGGTAAGTATTGTAGAATAGGTGAATACCCGCATAATTTCTGCCGCTCAGACAAGACTGCTCGAAGGCTCTGGGGGGATCTCATGGAAACATTCGCCGAGGACGCCCATGCTGGCGTCGTGTCGCCCGAACTCGTGGTTGATGCGCTTTTTGCATGCCGAAAGACGGCAGCGATCAGGGCGGCCATCGAGCTTGATCTCTTTACTCACATCGGCGAAGGCAAAACAGCAGCGCTGCTGGCGTCGGCAATAGGCGCCTCGGAACGCGGAGTGCGCATCCTGTGCGACTACCTCGTGGTACACGGTTTCCTGACTAAGGGGGGCGAAGAATACCGAATGACGCCCTCGACCAGGATGTTCCTCGATCGCAATTCGCCGGCCTATATGGGTTCTGCCGTCGAATTCATCGCCGCACCCGAAATATTGGATAATTTTCTGCGCGACCCGGCCGCCGTCGTGCGGAACGGCGGGTCGGTCGGACTTGCGAACATGTCGGCAGACAATCCCGTCTGGTTGAAGTTTGCCCGCGGTATGGGCTCCTTTACCGGTCTCAGCGCCAAAATACTGGCTGGGGAAATCTCCAGCTGGCCTAAGCCTCCCAAAAAAGTTTTGGACATAGCGGCAGGTCCTGGCGTTTTCGGGATCGAAATTGCCAAAATCATTCCATCGGCGGAAATCGTCGCCGTCGACTGGGCCGCCGTGCTGGAATTGTCGAGGCAGAATGCGGAAAAGGCCGGAGTGGCTGACCGGTACAGGACGATCGCCGGCAGCGCCTTCGATGTAGAGTGGGGTACGGGCTACGATCTCGTTCTGCTGCCGAATTTCCTGCATCACTTCGACTTGCCGACATGTGCTGAGCTGTTGCGAAAAATCATCGCAAGCCTTTCAGCGGATGGTCGGATCGCCGCAGTCGACTTCGTGCCGAACGAAGATGGTGTGTCGCCGCCTTTTCCCGCGGCGTTCTCCTGGGAGATGCTGGCCGGCACGCCGGCGGGTCAGGCTTATACGCAAAGTGAGCTGACCGAGATGGCAAGACTGGCCGGCCTTGCCGGCGTCATGGTCAAACCGATGCCGCCAACTCCGGCAAGCCTCATTCTTTTTGAATAGCCGGTCGACCGTCGCTGCGTCGGTCATCAAAACCAGGGGAAGGTGACATTCCAACTTTGCAGAAACGGGACACTTTAACTTTGCGTGTGAGTTCATGCTGAACCGCGACTTGCGGGCTTGGTCAAGCTAACCTGCATACCGCATCTGGGCGAGCAGTTTCTTGCGGAAGACCTCTGCGGGCGTTCGATAGCCAAGACATTTGCGTGGCGTATCATTGAGCCGATTGCAGACGTCGATCAGGTCGGCGTCGGTCACGGACAGTGGATCGACCTCTCTCGAAAGCCATTTCCGGACCCGGCCATTGGTGTTCTCGACGGTGCCTTTTTGCCAGGGCGATTGCGGATCACAAAACCAGGTTTGGGCGCCGATGCTGGCTTGCAGATACGGCCAGTCAGTGAACTCCGTCCCCCGGTCGAAGGTGATGGAACGGCGAGCAAGGTGGGGCAGGGCCTGCAGTGCTTGAACAAGGCCGTCCATGACAGGACGGGACTGACGGTCATTGTTGCGCAGGAAGATCGCGAAGCGGCTGACTCGTTCGACCAGCGACGTCACATTGGCCTTGCCGAACTTTTTCCGAAACTGGATCAGGTCGCATTCCCAATGCCCAAACTGCTTGCGCTCGGCAACGACATCGGGGCGCCGCAAGATGTTGAGTTCCGGGCTAAACCGTTGACCATGCTTGCGTCTGGCATGTCGTGGTCGGCGTCGCGCACGATGCTCCGGTAGGTGCCGCCACAGCTTGATGGCGTGCCCGTCGGGCGAATATGCGAACTTGTAGATCGTCTCGTGGCTGACAGAGATCGGATGGCGTTCCAGGCGCATGCGTCCTGCAATCTGCTGTGGCGACCAGCCGTGTACGATCCGGTCGATGACAGATTGTCTGACGTCAGAGAAGCGCGCCAGCTTCCGCAGCTTCGTACGCCGGTCACAAGCGATATCATGCGCTGTGACGCAGTAGTAGCCGTTGAGATCCGGAACATCGTTGTCGATAAACGTGTTGCGTTTGATCTCCCGAAAGATCGTCGAACG
The nucleotide sequence above comes from Rhizobium sp. Pop5. Encoded proteins:
- a CDS encoding DUF1349 domain-containing protein — encoded protein: MSIDFNDGKWLNEPASWHADETGLTMTTSEKTDFWRETYYGFTRDSGHFLAFPTGDSFTAQIRIQGEFRRLYDQAGLMVRIDEKRWVKTGVEFTDGEAFLSTVVTDGRSDWSVSQPFKELEDFRIRVTVANGAMRIQASRDGSFWPLLRLAPFPAADRYEVGPAACTPERSGLRVRFSEFSIGAAITTDLHDWS
- a CDS encoding ABC transporter substrate-binding protein, which encodes MKTLVAFLLGTALVALPSTLLAQEKGGVINVATIGEPPTLDPMSSTADLVGIVTQHIFETLYTFDRSWNVTPLLAESLPEISADGKTYTIKLRTGIKFHDNSDMTSDDVVASLTRWMKIASRGKQVAGFIDKIAATDSATVTITLKQPYAPLTSLLAFNNSAAIIIPSEKQDEPMKEFIGTGPYMLKERKADQYIQLVRFDGYKSREGDGNGYGGARHQYLDEIRFVPVPDPNTRVEAAVSGQYDYVDSIPVESYDKLKASTASQPVMLKPFGYPVFVFNTKEGVAGNVEVRKAIRQALNMEDMLAAAFGGTDFYALDGSIYPKTFAWSTDAGAEGAYNVADPEGAAAAAKKAGYNGEPIRILTSRQYEFHYKMAQVAAEYLKLAGFTVDMQVVDWATLTQRRTDPKLWDIYITHSPFLPEPALIGSLSTSSPGWWDTPARKAAVDAFTSEVDPKKRVALWADVQKAIYADAPFMKIGDFNAVSAKSVKLEGVDPAPWPYFWNASIKK
- a CDS encoding ABC transporter permease, with amino-acid sequence MIRYILQRLFGMIVVMFLVVTIVFVIVRVTPGDPAAVMLGPDATPQDIADLRSRLGLDQSLGLQYVYYIGQLLKGDLGQSIFLNMPVTSALLDRAEPTFFLTLFSLAIATVIALPIGIYAAYRRGSFIDQAATTLAMFAASIPSFWLGLILMQFFAVRLNLFPVSGYGGPGSTFADRMYHLTLPAFALGIVSSALILRFTRASMLDVLGDDYIRTARAKGLIERKVILKHALKNALIPILTVIGLTAAVLISGAVVTETVFGLPGVGNLVVSAVLRRDYPVIQGALLVIAALYVLINFAIDMLYLLVDPRVRY
- a CDS encoding ABC transporter permease, encoding MADIAIKPVESEGSKFVRRLLKRKTVACGLLILTIFVLLAAFAPVVAPYSPSKLSIVNRLKPPSGIFFFGTDEFGRDVFSRTIFAGRLSLLVGAAVVTLSALIGVTLGLLAGFFQKLDTPIARLIDAMMAFPDILLAIALVAALGPSLTTVIIALSIVYAPRLARIVRASTLVIRELPYVEAARALGISTFHIMTRHVLRNLLSPILVQGTFLFASAMLAEAGLSFLGLGVSPEIPTWGTMIAGGRQYIGQADWMTLFPGVAIILSVLSLQMVGDGLRDMLDPRLRKDL
- a CDS encoding RidA family protein yields the protein MTGVSVNQFPAADTVENSPYERLAALGIELPPPPPPIANFVTHVLEGNMLYLSGQGPREADGFLHAGKVGAGGVGVEEAYGHARLTGINLLSVMHEALGDLSRVKRVVKLLGMVNAVPDFEDHPSVINGCSDLLIEVFGPAGEHARSAVGFGSLPGNITVEIEAIVALHG
- a CDS encoding aminotransferase class V-fold PLP-dependent enzyme, whose product is MPTDMRPSIGLRPVINVSGTMTSLGASIVVPEAIEAMASILPHFVEINDLQRKASAVIARLTGGEAGFVTASCSAGISLAVAGAITGDNLLAIEKLPDSVSEKNEVLVQMGHVVSYGAPVDQAIRLAGGKVVLVGQATSTHRFHMENAITDRTAAAVYVVSHHVVDYGLLNLKEFAEIAHARGVPVIVDAASEYDLRIFLEQGADIALYSGHKFLGGPTSGIVVGKKELVRQAFLQNMGIGRGMKVGKESIFGVMAALEAWENRDHAGIRERETGYLNLWKKSLDGRPGVTALIEPDPTNNPLDRLRLIIDPEQAHITAWDLADALAKGSPPIIVRDHEVEHRYFYLDPCNLHPGQEVIVASRLGEELDKARASNEIIATPIENRSRHRFDGLLRWPD
- a CDS encoding ABC transporter ATP-binding protein, whose protein sequence is MASAQPQPIETTAPVLSVEGLTTSFLVDGAWKPVVRDVSFTVAPAETVAIVGESGSGKSVTSLSIMRLLQADTSRIQGRVMLGGRDLLALPEHAMRQVRGNEVAMIFQEPMTSLNPLFTIGDQISEALLCHSDMSKADARAETIRLLEKVRIPSAASRFDEYPHRFSGGMRQRVMIAMALASRPKLLIADEPTTALDVTIQGQILDLIKMLQDEEGTSVLFITHDMGVVAEIADRTVVMYRGEQVESGATADIFHRGKHPYTRALLSAVPVLGSMQGRQRPLRFPVVNTATGESDTPAEAADTVAAKPVLQVRNLTKRFDIHSGLFNRLTSRVHAVENVSFDLHAGETLSLVGESGCGKSTTGRAIMRLIEPQAGSVLVEGREVLGLDRKDLREMRKSVQMIFQDPFASLNPRMTVGASIAEPYIEHGMGNAKQAKEVVADLLVKVGLSPEMASRYPHEFSGGQRQRICIARALALQPKVIVADESVSALDVSIKAQVINLMLDLQQSLNLAFLFISHDMAVVERVSHRVAVMYLGEIVEIGPRAAVFENPQHPYTKKLISAVPVPDPDRRHEKRMVANDEIKSPMRSVDYQPPVTSYRAVGPGHLVMADR
- a CDS encoding bifunctional allantoicase/(S)-ureidoglycine aminohydrolase gives rise to the protein MNNSDYYSKLGGLPPQSQLLSGRAVFTTAYAVIPRGVMTDIVSSFLPHWTGTRAWVLSRPLSGFSETFSQYIMEVQPGGGSDRPESDKRAEAVLFVVEGGMTVVLDGVSHALRPGSFAYLPAGSAWRLKNNGSTAAIFHWIRKAFQEVEGLESPPAIFTHEDDHPISAMPDTEGRWGTTRFIDPADLRYDMHVTIVTLEPGAVIPFMETHVMEHGLYVLEGKAVYRLNQDWVEVEAGDFMWLRAFCPQACYAGGPGRFRYLLYKDVNRHMKLW
- a CDS encoding methyltransferase, whose translation is METFAEDAHAGVVSPELVVDALFACRKTAAIRAAIELDLFTHIGEGKTAALLASAIGASERGVRILCDYLVVHGFLTKGGEEYRMTPSTRMFLDRNSPAYMGSAVEFIAAPEILDNFLRDPAAVVRNGGSVGLANMSADNPVWLKFARGMGSFTGLSAKILAGEISSWPKPPKKVLDIAAGPGVFGIEIAKIIPSAEIVAVDWAAVLELSRQNAEKAGVADRYRTIAGSAFDVEWGTGYDLVLLPNFLHHFDLPTCAELLRKIIASLSADGRIAAVDFVPNEDGVSPPFPAAFSWEMLAGTPAGQAYTQSELTEMARLAGLAGVMVKPMPPTPASLILFE
- a CDS encoding IS30 family transposase, with the protein product MKRTYSHIDLDERRKIARWRMTGLSVESIAEKLGRHRSTIFREIKRNTFIDNDVPDLNGYYCVTAHDIACDRRTKLRKLARFSDVRQSVIDRIVHGWSPQQIAGRMRLERHPISVSHETIYKFAYSPDGHAIKLWRHLPEHRARRRPRHARRKHGQRFSPELNILRRPDVVAERKQFGHWECDLIQFRKKFGKANVTSLVERVSRFAIFLRNNDRQSRPVMDGLVQALQALPHLARRSITFDRGTEFTDWPYLQASIGAQTWFCDPQSPWQKGTVENTNGRVRKWLSREVDPLSVTDADLIDVCNRLNDTPRKCLGYRTPAEVFRKKLLAQMRYAG